A region from the Pseudopipra pipra isolate bDixPip1 chromosome 8, bDixPip1.hap1, whole genome shotgun sequence genome encodes:
- the INA gene encoding alpha-internexin codes for MSYSAEPAALAASYRHLFAEAPRRPEVPPARRARPGAEPGAVRERGAEPRRPRGSEKEQLQGLNERFAGYIERVRALEERNRALAAELAALRQRSDEPRRLGQLLGGELRALRARLEEAHGERAQAMLERARLAEETQRLRARCEEEARSRAEAERALRSRQQAAEAASRARIDLERRAAALREELAELRSAHAEQLAELGAALPAPAPAPAPRPDLAAALRELRAQYEALAARNLQAAEDWYRARCARLHERAARSQEAVQASRREAGECRRQLQARLVEMESLRGAHQSLERQLQELEERHNAEAAGLQDTIGQLEDDLRNTKNEMARHLREYQDLLNVKMALDIEIAAYRKLLEGEETLFNMGSVGLPALNSLPNPTYSFEPRSFSSSTLSFKEEEQGEVIKVTSKISSSRAEVIEGTITSVKKRGRLNLHGGIIANAKM; via the exons ATGAGCTACAGCGCGGAGCCGGCGGCTCTGGCCGCCTCCTACCGCCACCTCTTCGCGGAGGCCCCGCGGCGCCCCGAGGTGCCGCCGGCCCGGCGGGCGCGCCCGGGCGCGGAGCCGGGGGCGGTGCGGGAGCGCGGCGCGGAGCCGCGACGGCCGCGGGGCAGCGagaaggagcagctgcagggcctCAACGAGCGCTTCGCCGGCTACATCGAGAGGGTGCGGGCGCTGGAGGAGCGGAACCGGGCGCTGGCGGCGGAGCTGGCGGCGCTGCGGCAGCGCTCGGACGAGCCGCGCcggctggggcagctgctgggcGGGGAGCTGCGCGCCCTGCGCGCCCGGCTGGAGGAGGCGCACGGGGAGCGGGCGCAGGCGATGCTGGAGCGGGCGCGCCTGGCCGAGGAGACGCAGCGGCTGCGGGCGCGCTGCGAGGAGGAGGCGCGGAGCCGCGCCGAGGCGGAGCGGGCGCTGCGCTCCCGGCAGCAGGCGGCCGAGGCGGCCTCCCGCGCCCGCATCGACCTGgagcggcgggcggcggcgctgcGGGAGGAGCTGGCGGAGCTGCGCAGCGCCCACGCCGAGCAGCTCGCCGAGCTGGGCGCCGCTctcccggccccggcccccgccccggccccgcggcccgaCCTGGCCGCGGCGCTGCGGGAGCTGCGCGCACAGTACGAGGCGCTGGCGGCCCGCAACCTGCAGGCTGCCGAGGACTGGTACCGCGCCCGCTGCGCCCGCCTGCACGAGCGGGCGGCCCGCAGCCAGGAGGCCGTGCAAGCCAGCCGCAGGGAGGCCGGCGAGTGCCGCCGCCAGCTCCAGGCGCGCCTGGTGGAGATGGAGAGCCTGCGCGGCGCCCACCAGTCCctggagaggcagctgcaggagctggaggagcggCACAACGCCGAGGCCGCCGGTCTGCAG GACACCATCGGGCAGCTGGAGGATGACCTGCGAAACACCAAAAATGAGATGGCTCGGCACCTGAGGGAGTACCAAGACCTGCTTAACGTCAAGATGGCCCTTGATATTGAGATAGCTGCCTACAG GAagctgctggagggagaggagacCCTCTTCAACATGGGAAGCGTTGGCCTTCCAGCACTCAATTCCCTCCCCAACCCTACTTATTCCTTTGAGCCAAGAAGCTTTAGTTCCTCTACTCTGTCCTTCAAGGAGGAGGAGCAAGGAGAGGTTATTAAAGTGACCTCTAAAATATCatccagcagggctgaggtgatTGAGGGGACCATAACCTCTGTCAAGAAAAGAGGGAGGCTAAACCTGCATGGAGGAATCATTGCAAATGCAAAAATGTAA